The following nucleotide sequence is from Flavobacterium sp. N1736.
CACCAAATTAACGTTAATTGAAGTAATGTACTGACTGAATTAATGTTAATTTGATCAACGTACTGACTGAATTAACGTTTTTTAGATATATTTGTATTCTGATTCTGATTTTAATAGAATGAAAACATATTTAAAAAGAGCCGTAGTTCAGGAGTTTGAAAAAAAGATATTACCTAATAAAGTTCTTATTTTATTAGGAGCACGACGTGTTGGTAAAACAGAATTAATCAAAAATTATTTAAAAACAATTTCAACAGGAAGTTATTTACAACTTAACGGGGAAGATATTAATGATATAAATTTATTAAAGGAGCGTTCTATTGCTAATTATAAAAGACTTTTATCAGGTATTGATTTACTGGTAATTGATGAAGCTCAAAATGTTCCGGAGATTGGACAAATCCTTAAATTGATTGTAGATTCTATTGATGGAATTAAAATTATTGCCACAGGATCTTCGATGTTTGATTTAAGTAATAAACTTGGTGAACCATTAGTAGGTAGAAAAAATACAATTTACTTGTTTCCTTTGGCTCAAATGGAATTTTCGGAAAAAGAAAATTACAAACAAACGGTTGAAAATTTGGAAGAAAGGCTTCTTTTTGGAGGATATCCGGAATTGATTCAATATGAAACCTGGGAGGAAAAAAAAGATTATATTTTTGAAATTATCAATTCTTATTTATTAAAGGATATTTTGGTTTTTGAAGGAATTAAACATGCTGATAAAATCTATGATTTATTGCGTTTGATTTCCTATCAACTCGGAAAAGAAGTTTCGATACAAGAATTAGCGAATCAGTTACAACTCTCAAAAAATACGGTTGCGAACTATTTGGATTTACTTTCAAAAGTATTTATCCTCTTTAAAATAGAAGGTTTTAGCCGAAATCTGCGTAAGGAAATTGTAAAATCAAGCCGATGGTATTTTTATGATAACGGAATTAGAAATGCGATTATAAATAATTTCAACACCTTAGATTTAAGAAATGATGTTGGTGATTTATGGGAGAACTATTTGGCAGCAGAAAGGATAAAAAAACAGCATTATAAAAAGATAAAAACCAATAATTATTTTTGGCGTACTTATGATCAGCAAGAGTTGGATTGGCTGGAAGAAATAGGAGATAAGCTGGAAGGATTTGAGTTTAAATGGAACGAAAAGAAAAAAGTAAAAATTCCAACCGCATTTGCCAAAGCTTATCCCGAAGCTGATTTTACTGTTATAAGCAAAGATAATTATTTAGATTTTATCAGTTAATTTTAGATAAATCAATACAATTTGAAATATAAAAATGAGTGAAAACTTTATAATAAAAGAAGATTTACTCGTTTTATGTCTAAACAGAAGCATTGCTAACAATAAACCAATTGTTCCGCCAATAGCTGCCATAGTAAAAAGAGTATTTTCAGGAATTCTGTGCTTTTTATTTATTGCCAAATATTTGTCATATCCAGCTGCGACAAAGGTTACAAGATTTATGATTAAAAAATATACTAATAAAACTTCCATTGGCTTAAAATTAAAAACAAAGATATTATTTTAGCGAAGTGATTGACGACTTTATAAACATAGTTTTTAAAGATAAAACGGAATCATTTTCTAAGTAAGAAATTATTATATTATAAATATGACTAATATTCAATTCATTGCCAAGACTGTTCAAACAGCAGCGATTAACATTCAAAACACGGTAAAATTATTAGAGGAAGATTGTACGATTCCGTTCATTTCCCGTTACCGAAAAGATACAACCGGAAATCTTGATGAAGTTCAGATTGAGCAAATTGCCAAGCTTCAAAAAGATTACGAAACGATTGTAAAACGTAAAGAAGCAGTTCTGAAATCTATTGAAGAACAAAAATCGCTTACGCCGGAATTGAAGCAAAAAATTGAGCAAAGTTTTGACTTACAAGAAATTGAAGATTTTTATCTTCCATACAAAAAGAAGAAAAAAACAAAAGCAGATGTGGCGCGCGAATTTGGCTTAGAACCTTTGGCAAAAATTATCATATCTGAAAATGATGTTGATGTCGATTTTATTTCGACGCAATATTTAAATGAAAATGTTATTAATGAAGAAGCTGCAATGCAAGGCGCAAGAGATATTGTAGCCGAATGGATTAATGAG
It contains:
- a CDS encoding ATP-binding protein, coding for MKTYLKRAVVQEFEKKILPNKVLILLGARRVGKTELIKNYLKTISTGSYLQLNGEDINDINLLKERSIANYKRLLSGIDLLVIDEAQNVPEIGQILKLIVDSIDGIKIIATGSSMFDLSNKLGEPLVGRKNTIYLFPLAQMEFSEKENYKQTVENLEERLLFGGYPELIQYETWEEKKDYIFEIINSYLLKDILVFEGIKHADKIYDLLRLISYQLGKEVSIQELANQLQLSKNTVANYLDLLSKVFILFKIEGFSRNLRKEIVKSSRWYFYDNGIRNAIINNFNTLDLRNDVGDLWENYLAAERIKKQHYKKIKTNNYFWRTYDQQELDWLEEIGDKLEGFEFKWNEKKKVKIPTAFAKAYPEADFTVISKDNYLDFIS
- a CDS encoding DUF1294 domain-containing protein; amino-acid sequence: MEVLLVYFLIINLVTFVAAGYDKYLAINKKHRIPENTLFTMAAIGGTIGLLLAMLLFRHKTSKSSFIIKFSLIFIFQIVLIYLKLTDKI